AGATCTAATTCAATGGCCCTTGCCCCTGATCCGGGACATGAGAGCGATTTCGCGTCCACGTGGTTGACCGCGCGTTGCCTCGGCTTATCCCGACCAATTCGCCACACATCTTACAGCCTCGTTTCGAAACAGGGCAGGCTGTTCTGGAATGCGACACATGCCGCGGACGGAGGGTGAACAAGACCTTGCGACGGTCAACAGAGGGTTGCGAAAAGTGCTTGTGGTACAGGCTTAATCCGCAATTCACTGTCTTAAATTCATGATCTCTTTATTCTCTTATTTAAGCCGATCTTCAAACGCTCCCCTTAAGTTGCACCTATCAGACGGGACACAAGTTTCGTCGAATAAGTGTCGATAAAAACGACAACAGGGGAAGTGTCATGATGAAAGCAGTCGCAACTGCGGCAGATACCGCGGAGCGCGTTTCGGGCCCGCAGGGTTCGGTGCAGTCGCTCTATCTGGAAGCATTGACTCTGGTGGAGCGGCTGCATCGCCGTCTCCTCGACGTGATCAAGGACGAGTTCGATCGTCGTGGCCGCGCCGACATCAATTCCGTGCAGGCGCTCCTGCTCTATAACATCGGCGACAAGGAGCTGACCGCGGGCGAGCTGCGCACGCGCGGCTACTATCTCGGCTCCAACGTCTCCTACAATCTGAAGAAGCTCGTCGAGCTCGGCTTCCTCGATCATCAGCGCTCGCGCGTTGACCGCCGCTCGGTGCGCATTCGCCTGACGCCGCAGGGCCAGGAAGTCCGCCGCATCGTCGACTCCCTCTACCAGAAGCACGTCAAGACCGTGGAACAGGTCGGCGGCATCTCGGGCGAAGAGTTCTCGACCCTCAACAAGTCGCTGCACCGCCTCGAGCGGTTCTGGACCGACCAGATCCTGTATCGGCTCTGAGCTTTCCAAGGGATTTGGCCAAGCCGGCCCATAACAAGACCGGCAAGCCATCCCGAACTTGCCTGCCTTCCCCAAACGCGCCGGCCCGGATTGTCCCGGACCGGTGCGTTTTGTCGTCTCGCAGTTGCGAAAAATTCGACAGTCCGAACGGAACCCGTTCCGTGCCTCGCGGTTATCTCTCTGGATCGGAGGATATGATGCTGGTCGAGCGCGGGTTGCAGGCTACAAACGTCGAGCTCGTGAGCGATGCCTACGCCATTGCCGCGAATTACCTTCGCCGCTCCGGCGCGATCCCCGACACGCTCGTCACCAATGAGCGCCTGCTCGAGATCATCATCAAGCTGCTCCAGCACGGCGAATTCAACAAGATCAGGCTGGCCAACAAGGCCATCGCCAGGTTCGAGGCGCAGGCCGAGGCCAGAGCGGTTGCCTGATC
This portion of the Bradyrhizobium diazoefficiens genome encodes:
- the ldtR gene encoding transcriptional regulator LdtR; translated protein: MMKAVATAADTAERVSGPQGSVQSLYLEALTLVERLHRRLLDVIKDEFDRRGRADINSVQALLLYNIGDKELTAGELRTRGYYLGSNVSYNLKKLVELGFLDHQRSRVDRRSVRIRLTPQGQEVRRIVDSLYQKHVKTVEQVGGISGEEFSTLNKSLHRLERFWTDQILYRL